One Desulfomonile tiedjei genomic window carries:
- a CDS encoding D-glycerate dehydrogenase — protein sequence MKPKVLVTREIFEDVLEYLRQHFEVTENQKDTPMDAEALAKNLADKTGVMATLVDRVDESLLSGCPKLKAVCNIAVGFNNIDLAACSKAGVMATNTPGVLDDSTADFTWALILSTARRVVESDAHLRAGQWKGWYLKQFLGKDVHHATLGILGFGRVGRGVARRALGFEMTVLYHDAQKADDDTERTYNAAFVSTDELLARSDILTIHVPYAPSTHHLISGRELGKMKQGAILIHAARGGVVDDAALVEALQSGRLAGAGLDVYENEPTLNPAFLALKNVVLTPHIASSSEATRHAMAMLAAQNLVAALTTGKPPNLLNP from the coding sequence GTGAAACCGAAAGTATTAGTGACGCGTGAGATTTTCGAAGATGTTCTGGAGTATTTGCGTCAGCACTTCGAGGTGACCGAGAACCAGAAGGATACGCCCATGGACGCCGAGGCGCTGGCTAAAAACCTGGCCGACAAGACCGGGGTCATGGCGACTTTGGTGGACCGGGTCGACGAGAGCCTTCTCTCCGGCTGTCCCAAGCTCAAGGCCGTGTGCAACATCGCCGTGGGATTCAACAACATAGACCTGGCGGCGTGCTCCAAGGCCGGGGTCATGGCAACGAACACCCCCGGGGTCCTGGACGACAGCACTGCGGACTTCACCTGGGCCCTGATTCTGTCCACGGCCCGCCGGGTGGTCGAGTCCGACGCGCACCTGCGCGCCGGACAGTGGAAGGGCTGGTATCTCAAGCAGTTCCTGGGCAAGGACGTTCATCACGCCACCCTCGGCATCCTGGGCTTCGGCCGGGTCGGCCGGGGGGTTGCGAGACGGGCGCTCGGTTTCGAAATGACGGTCCTGTACCACGACGCCCAAAAGGCGGACGACGATACGGAGCGGACTTATAACGCCGCCTTCGTTAGCACGGACGAACTCCTGGCCCGGTCCGACATCCTGACCATCCACGTGCCCTACGCCCCGTCGACGCACCACCTGATCAGCGGTCGAGAGCTGGGGAAGATGAAGCAAGGGGCCATTCTCATCCACGCCGCACGCGGTGGAGTGGTGGACGATGCGGCTTTGGTAGAGGCATTACAAAGCGGACGTCTGGCCGGGGCCGGCCTGGACGTTTACGAAAACGAACCGACTCTAAACCCCGCCTTCCTCGCCTTGAAAAATGTGGTCTTGACCCCGCACATCGCTAGCTCTTCCGAAGCCACGCGCCACGCCATGGCGATGTTGGCAGCGCAGAACCTGGTGGCGGCCCTGACCACGGGCAAACCGCCGAATCTTCTAAATCCTTAG